Part of the Zingiber officinale cultivar Zhangliang chromosome 6A, Zo_v1.1, whole genome shotgun sequence genome, CTAAATTTCAGAGGTTTATTGTTTGATAACTGCGCTAGTTTCTTTCTCATCTCAACACGTTTACAGCAGGTTTCATCTATTTATATATTAAGTAATTTATTTTGTTCGCCTAAAAAATTTGAGTTCTAGATTATGATAAATAAAGCCCTTTGAGTTCCATTTAATGAATTTCTTTTAAGCTTAAAAGCTTATAGTGGCCAAATATTCATGGATGTAGAACGAAGGTTGGAATGACATCTGCTGCAGAAAGCATTACAGAGAGCCTCCGCCGGACACGCCAAATTATGGTTCAGGTGAGTGTTAACGCATGATGCATATATAtaagccacaactaccttgtcaaCATCATAGTCCTGAAAGACCAATTCCCTAACTTTTTACAGGAAGTAGAAAGAAGTGCAAGTACTTTGGCAACATCTGGCATACTGatctcttttaaattttaaaaatataagattGAGCACTAATATTTATACTACATTGACAAGATAAATATCCTCTAATTCCTTTTGTTTGCCAGTTGATTTTACCTATGGTGCTAACTGCTAATATGCTGAATATCACAATATTCAACATCCTACTTTAAATAATTACTCTAAGCCCTTGTTTACTCAGAGTAGAAACTAGAATTTGACAGAGAAACAGAACCAAGGGAGAAAGATGTTCCTCACCTTGTGCTTGCTTAGGCACATAGGAGGTATAATAGAAAAGAAACCTTGATTGAGCAAGATTTGCTAACAGTTCAAATGATCAgttactaaaattttaaattttagttcaattatttttttagttGTTATAGACATATATTCGAAGGTAAAGAAAGTTAAGTGCTAGATAAGATGAAAACACGTTTGAGTCAATCTCAACACACTTCAAAGTGTGTGGAGTGTCGATACAACACAATATTGAAGTCATACGGTTTCAACCAAGATTAAAATTCTGGCACAGAACTACACTTTAACGACTTGCTAGGGTCTCTGTAAGTGTCTTTTGGTATAGTAGATGTTTAGGCATAAGGGAACTACCCAAGTTATTGATTGATTTTCCCAAATATGTCACATCTAATTTTCTCCAATCGGGAATTACACATCCCGCCCCTTGTCAGAATTCCACATCTGGACTTCAGCCTGTTAAGAATCGAACATCCCAACTTACCGGATTCACACATCTAATTTTTAACCTATCAGGAATCGAAAATATTAACTGAGATTAGTCAACTCGATATACTCGATAATAAGATTAATTACGATAACACTTAACTTAATTCattaattatttatcaaaatttaaattaaattgtcAGTATAAATTACACACACTGGCCTCTGCTAATGCACACATGTAACTTGCTATCCACAATGCGTCGAGCAAGATGTTCTTGATAGGTATAAAAGATAGGGCAATGATATACTCAAGCAAAAAAaatcaaggatagacacataaaattaTAGCTcgagcatatcatttttctaaaaaatattatcaATTATTTGCTCATATGAATATGAAGACCAAACGCCGGTCATTGCTGATGCATGTTCCCATGATAAATCCTGATATTAAATGTCTCACAATTAGatcaaacaaggaaaaaaaagcTTAATTTTGGTTGTTATAACAAACAGTTCGTATACTATTAAAATGTGTTGATGGTTCAATCTTAAAATATTGCTTAACCCTAGACCGTGTTACAGTTGTCaatgaaaatggaaaagcatCCCAAAAGATTATACTTTAAAATAGAAAATACGTGTAGCACAGACGATGAATGTATGATATCTCTGGTATAATAGTTAGGGATCGATATTCAAGAACTGATGATCTATAATTTATCTTATCATACGCTTGACATTTAtgtatctatatatatttttctttatattcATAGAATCGACACTAAAAGAACTGTTAATATAACATATTTACATttaaaatagaaaagacaaaAGACAAATGAACAACTTTTACCGAGAAATGAGTGGCTAATACAACAACTGTATTTAATTCTCAAGAATCAGTGAGCTCAATTGGGATGAGCAGCCACTGCTAACACCACAGTTGCTTCTTCCTCGAACATAATCTCGTTGCTCATATAGCTTCTTGTTttcatttattttgttttcacCAGGCAATCTTAAATTTTTATGGTCAGAATTGAAATTTGTAAGAGTTTGTGTGATAGGATACGTTTGATttaagttatcatatataacaTTAGTTATATAATTATATAATCATATAATCAAAATTACGgtaaataaaatataaccaaatattatttgatTCAATAATGCAACTAAAACCTATTTGTTCGAAGAATTtaataattaatctaatttaatattttattgtacaCATAGTTATTAAATCAAACTtacatattttttaataatttttcatgttttttatatttttttacaaaaaattatgtttttttattttttatattttttaatctttttttacatttttctattttttatttttaaaaagtttttaattatttttttacgttttttctattttttattttttatgtttttacattttttattattttttgcgtttttcctaatttttttatatttttatatttttatattttttattttttttacgtctatttttcatttttttagttattttattttattttttatatttttcattttttttctttcctttttttttgtcaTATTTTCTCTTATCTGATGATATTTTaggtaaaaaaatttattaactccagaataaaaaaaaatctcaattttctgagattttatttttttacgtttctcttaatttttttaatatttctatattttttttattttttacgtctgtttttctattttttaaattattttatttttttatatttttcattttttttctttatattttttttgtcatatttttctcttatccaataatattttaggtaaaaaaatttaatatccaataatattttagataaaaaaatttattaacttcggaatcaagaaaaatctcaatTTTTTGAGATCTTCTGATTCCAGATTGTATGTCTCTTTTACTGACGTGTCGGATATAGAACATTATtcttttttatgttattttttttttatttttacattttttttattttattttatttttttacatttttactattttttctatttttaggtttttattattttttttacgcttttttattttttattttttatgttttttattttttacatttttattattttttacgtttttcctaattttttatatttttatattttttatttttttacgtctgtttttctattttttttagttattttattttattttttatattttctatttttttctttacattttttttatcacACTTTTCTCTTATATGATGatattttaggtaaaaaaaattattaattccgaaatcaagaaaaatttcaattttctgaGATTTTCCAATTCGTATGTCTTTTTTATTGACGTGTATAACATAGAACCTTATTTAGAAATCATCAATTACTTAAATCAAATAGGATTTTAATTGATAATCTTaataagtaattaagattattaaaGATCACCCCTAAATAAACACACCCTAACTGTGTTACAGGCTCATTGATTGTGATACTGGACTGTATCAAAACAGGGTGATACTAGTGATTGGATTTCTCAAATTTTTCAAGTGCTGTGCTCCACGTCGTCTGGAAGCGCATAGGGCTGCTGACGCTTCAGAGGAAGATAATCGCGACAGGATGTTGTGCAAGAGATGTTGGTTGTATGAATCCTCTGCGGCCAGCCACATCATATGCAGCATTCTACACTTAATATTTTCTAGGATTAAATATGACTCGATTAACTTCCAGTGATAATCACTTCTATTTAAGTACCAAACATCACCAACCCCCAAATAAGTTGGTGGATATCCAACGCAGTATGGGATCCACCTTAATTATTATCAAGTTTATCcaaatgtataattttttttttagaacgaTCTAATCATTAGCACATGAGTTATTATCATCATAAAATTTAGGATTTGAATCTCAACAAAAtagataaatacctcccttatgtactagtcattatttcaaagaCTAATAATCACCTATAGGGACGTAAATAAATCAaacgttcatgaacaaacttAATATTCGACTTGGTAAAaacttatttatgttcgttcaatatacataagattaattaaacaaacaacctTAAACAGctcattaagctaaacaaacaagcttgaacacatatgtgttcagctcgttaacgttcgtgaataatattcgtgaataacgttcatgaacaatgttcataaaccatatttattaataaaactcttttcaatatcataaataaataataaaataaaatataataaataaataaatttaaattatcaatcttaataaccaatcacataattaaaagtttcaaacaatcaaataagcttgaattgagaacttgataacatctaaacaaaccaagctcaagccaagctcgaaccaagcttgaattgagagcttgatttacctccctccatatctgtgggACCGACTCTAGGGGGCCGCTGATATGGCGGTTCTACATTTTttgaattgagaacttgataacatctaaacgaaccaagctcaagccaaacttcaaacaagctcaagctcataaaaaataaatcaagccaaacttgaacactcatttcaaaagcttgattaattttaagctcggcttgacttaactcggttatcttatcaaataagtttgaacacctCAAAGCTCAGCTCGGTTCGACTTATTTACAATCCTAATCACCTATGATTTACCTCATCCATATTGACCTGAGACGAATTGACGGAAACACTGAGatcgaacgtattcaccttttacctTCAAATTTATCCAAATGTGCAAGCAAAATATATAAAGAAGAATTTTACAGAGCCTCACTGTTTTTTTTAATCATTCGAATTCGTTCTATTTTTAGAACATATGCATTTATTTACTGAATCAAACAGACGCTGGAAAAACAACTGTTCATGTAGGTTTTGCATCCTATAAAGATTTCAGTAACAGGTCATACGTTTTTTTTGGCTAATTCTCTGATACAGCAGTGTATCCATGTGGTGCATCAACGTTCGCCGGAGCAATGGCAGACAGCACAACCGAGGCTCCAAGAAATATCACAACCAGTGCAGTAAAATTCACCAAGAATGCCTCTGGGCTATATTTGTACAGCCCTGAGCTCTCCAGAAACGTGAGCTTCTCTAAGAACCCTAGCTCTGCAGTGGCAATTGCCAGTACGTAGACGAACACACCAAATAGTACGTGCCATGGGAGAGACTTACGTCTCAGTGCCGGAGACAATCCAGGAAAGAAGAAGGTCACGAATCCGAAAATCCACTGCAAACAAGCAATTGGGAAGCTTCGGTGAGATACAAACAAGAAATAGAATGTAGCAAGTGAGGCCTTTCAGTGTAAGGTATCAAAGATTATGATGTTGACTCAAAATATAATTCTGGTTAACTGTAGAACAAGGTGTTGTTTTGGTCAATGATTAAATGGTGATTTTTTCTGTTCATTTACCTGAATGCCATATAAAGAGATTGTCCCAATCCCAATCCAGGAATGCAAGCTGTACAAATTATCGATTCCACTTTCGTTGTGGAACTTGAAGGCAGCGTAAACTCCCACAGCGCCAAGAACAAGAGCAATTGCATGGAGAACCAAATGGATAGTTTTGTTCACTTCATGACTCCATGGCAAAGTTTTATAGCTCATAATAGCTGCAGGAAAGTGAAAGAGCAGGTGAACATGACTACTCGAACAAAAGAGATAACTGGTACTGCAATTGTGCTTACCTTCACTCCCAATTATAATAAACCCAATCAACATAAGTACCGGGTGAATCTgcaatagaaagaaaaaaaaaaagttttagttGATTTAGAGAGAGTATGCAGGGGAGAACAAAAATTGGAAGCCGACTTCTGCATTTACTTCCATTTTTTGCATGATTTGAACAGAAATGAAATTGTGCCTTAATTTCCTCAACTTTCTTCATCCCCTCGTTTCCTTTCAAGCAAAATAAAGCGCAAATTGATTGTGACATGGTTATCGCAAAACAAGAAACAGTGGACAAggtttttaaattatacacagaCGAGCACTTCCTTTTAACCAAACAAAAGCGTCATTCGCTTCGGTTAGAGCAGCAAATCTTTCGATTAGAAGCATGAGCCATCCAAACAAGAAAAAACCTACATCGATAGCAAGATAGTAGCCACAAAAC contains:
- the LOC121998015 gene encoding probable ascorbate-specific transmembrane electron transporter 1, producing MAVFPGVKAALLTYAAHVLAVLAAGAVLVWSIYFRGGLAFEASNKSLIFNIHPVLMLIGFIIIGSEAIMSYKTLPWSHEVNKTIHLVLHAIALVLGAVGVYAAFKFHNESGIDNLYSLHSWIGIGTISLYGIQWIFGFVTFFFPGLSPALRRKSLPWHVLFGVFVYVLAIATAELGFLEKLTFLESSGLYKYSPEAFLVNFTALVVIFLGASVVLSAIAPANVDAPHGYTAVSEN